In a single window of the Elaeis guineensis isolate ETL-2024a chromosome 4, EG11, whole genome shotgun sequence genome:
- the LOC105042596 gene encoding transcription factor EAT1-like yields the protein MHGLPTTLVAWPSSMKQAKQANLYSSQKASFRKHNNQNLSVTRLQGYEIMSQQDDIYINGYEESKERGMGCVSQLPMGGTTAKMPSKKSVGLECFSVWFVKYKDLLNPKGDLVPIKLAKMFDENGYLDPPYDPNPLPATLVPSPSLAPTYDNSNNTTTNNNSGLEDNIRISTFSLEDLSNPNNLPSDEAAMVMGLDHLQHQLGFDLEQELHSHMIQDAPPMGGTNIWDSTMQDIQDSTIHHQQNYEGQQQHTAVQQNLQSYDDTPYPDPSSHMVAPDLLNLLKLPTIAPMFPPTTSISFSNPSLKPRNIPLDVYSELPGAAVPDNGPMLYDSSLHLGYPAPQPHLLKDLFHSLPQNYGLFCGVDEGEAMVGVGGGIGGGHVFQEMDGRQFDSTVLDYRREMGGLGKGEVKPNFATERQRREQLNEKYKALRSLVPNPTKSDRASIVGDAIEYIKELLRTIEELKLLVGKKRHGRERIKMMTMEDEGTADMESSSMRPLRVDNDHPFNGALRSSWLQRRSKESTVDVRIIDDEVYIKLIQKKKANCLLYIAKVFDELQLELIHASGGNIGDHYSFLFNTKICEGSSAYAGAIAKKVLEVVDRQQPALTFPASF from the exons ATGCATGGTCTCCCAACAACATTGGTTGCTTGGCCTTCTAGCATGAAGCAAGCCAAACAGGCCAACCTGTACTCTAGCCAAAAGGCATCATTTAGGAAACACAACAATCAGAATCTCTCTGTGACCAGATTGCAAGGTTATGAAATCATGAGCCAGCAAGATG ATATATACATTAATGGTTATGAGGAGAGTAAGGAGAGAGGCATGGGCTGCGTTTCCCAACTTCCCATGGGAGGAACAACAGCAAAGATGCCGAGTAAAAAGAGTGTGGGTTTGGAGTGTTTTTCTGTGTG GTTTGTGAAAT ATAAAGACTTATTGAACCCAAAAGGAGATCTTGTTCCCATAAAGCTAGCAAAGATGTTCGATGAGAATGGCTACCTTGATCCACCCTATGATCCAAATCCTTTGCCAGCAACTTTGGTTCCTAGCCCATCCCTAGCTCCCACATACGATAACAGCAACAACACCACCACCAACAACAACAGTGGCCTAGAAGACAACATTAGAATCTCCACCTTCTCTCTTGAGGACCTCTCCAACCCCAACAACCTCCCCTCAGATGAGGCAGCCATGGTTATGGGTCTCGACCACCTTCAACACCAGCTTGGCTTCGACCTCGAGCAAGAGCTCCACAGCCATATGATCCAAGACGCACCACCAATGGGAGGCACCAATATTTGGGACTCAACCATGCAAGACATCCAAGACTCCACCATCCACCACCAACAAAACTATGAAGGCCAGCAACAGCATACTGCAGTGCAGCAAAATCTCCAAAGCTATGATGACACGCCATACCCCGATCCTTCATCACACATGGTTGCCCCTGACCTCCTCAACCTTTTAAAATTGCCAACTATAGCTCCGATGTTTCCACCGACCACCTCCATTTCCTTCAGCAACCCAAGCCTGAAGCCGAGAAACATTCCATTGGATGTTTACAGTGAGCTCCCCGGGGCTGCTGTACCCGACAATGGGCCAATGCTTTATGACTCATCTCTACATTTGGGGTACCCAGCCCCTCAACCTCACTTGCTGAAAGACTTGTTTCATTCACTGCCACAAAATTATGGGCTATTCTGTGGGGTAGATGAGGGAGAGGCAATGGTAGGAGTTGGAGGAGGAATAGGTGGAGGGCATGTTTTTCAAGAGATGGATGGTAGGCAGTTTGATAGCACAGTGTTGGATTATAGGAGGGAGATGGGAGGGTTGGGTAAAGGAGAGGTGAAACCCAATTTTGCTACTGAGAGGCAAAGAAGGGAGCAGTTGAACGAGAAGTACAAGGCTCTCAGGTCACTTGTTCCAAACCCTACCAAG TCTGACAGAGCATCCATTGTGGGAGATGCGATCGAGTACATCAAGGAGCTCCTACGGACAATTGAGGAGCTGAAACTACTGGTGGGGAAGAAGAGACATGGGagggagaggataaagatgatgaCAATGGAAGATGAGGGCACCGCCGACATGGAGAGTTCCTCGATGAGGCCTCTTAGAGTCGATAATGATCACCCATTCAATGGGGCCTTAAGGAGTTCATGGCTTCAGAGAAGGTCCAAGGAGAGTACTGTCGATGTTCGCATCATTGATGATGAGGTGTACATTAAGCTAATTCAAAAGAAGAAGGCCAATTGCTTGCTCTACATTGCAAAAGTCTTTGATGAGCTTCAGCTTGAACTAATCCATGCTTCTGGTGGAAACATAGGAGATCACTACAGCTTCTTATTCAATACAAAG ATTTGTGAAGGCTCTTCAGCGTATGCTGGTGCAATAGCCAAGAAGGTCCTTGAAGTAGTGGATAGACAGCAACCGGCCCTAACATTCCCTGCTAGCTTTTAG